One stretch of Molothrus aeneus isolate 106 chromosome 2, BPBGC_Maene_1.0, whole genome shotgun sequence DNA includes these proteins:
- the LOC136570287 gene encoding collagenase 3-like — MMQSGLAAVFFFLLGLSFCLTVPIPLDDSHEFTEKDLQFAERYLRTHYDLHPNPAGIMRKSGNTVAAKLREMQAFFGLEVTGKLDEETYELMQKPRCGVPDVGEYNFFPRKLKWSKMNLTYRIMNYTSDLRRNEVERAFKKAFKVWSDVTPLNFTRIRSGTADIMISFGTKEHGDFYPFDGPSGLLAHAFPPGPDYGGDAHFDDDEVWSDDSKGYNLFLVAAHEFGHSLGLEHSRDPGALMFPIYTYTGKTGFVLPDDDVQGIQELYGAGDKDPNPKHPKTPEKCDVELSLDAITELRGEMLVFKDRFFWRLHPQMVEAELVLLKSFWPELPNKIDAAYENPIKDLVFMFKGKKVWALNGYDILEDFPKKIYEMGFPKEMKRIDAAVHIKDTGKTLFFTGNKYWSYDEEAEVMDAGYPRLIEEEFAGIGDKVDAVYERNGYLYFFNGPLQFEYSIWSQRIVRVLHTNSLFWC; from the exons ATGATGCAATCAGGACTtgcagctgttttctttttcttgttgggTTTGTCATTTTGCCTGACAGTCCCTATTCCCCTTGATGACAGCCATGAATTCACAGAAAAGGACCTTCAGTTTGCAGAG CGCTATCTCAGGACTCACTATGACCTCCATCCAAACCCTGCTGGCATAATGAGGAAGAGTGGAAACACAGTGGCAGCCAAACTTCGGGAAATGCAAGCTTTTTTTGGCTTGGAGGTGACAGGCAAGCTAGATGAAGAGACATATGAGCTGATGCAGAAACCAAGATGTGGTGTCCCAGATGTGGGGGAATATAACTTTTTCCCTAGAAAACTCAAATGGTCAAAAATGAATTTGACATACAG AATTATGAATTACACTTCAGATCTGAGACGTAATGAAGTAGAAAGAGCTTTCAAGAAAGCATTTAAAGTTTGGTCTGATGTGACGCCACTGAATTTCACCAGAATACGAAGTGGTACAGCTGATATCATGATCTCCTTCGGCACTAAAG aACATGGTGACTTCTACCCTTTTGATGGGCCCTCTGGATTACTGGCACATGCTTTTCCCCCTGGCCCAGACTATGGGGGAGATGCTCATTTCGATGATGATGAAGTTTGGTCAGATGATTCTAAAG GCTATAACTTGTTTCTTGTTGCTGCCCATGAATTTGGTCATTCACTGGGACTGGAACACTCTAGAGACCCTGGAGCTTTGATGTTCCCAATCTACACATACACTGGAAAAACTGGTTTTGTGCTTCCTGATGACGATGTGCAAGGGATCCAAGAGCTCTATG GTGCTGGAGACAAAGATCCCaacccaaaacatcccaaaaccccagagaaaTGTGATGTAGAATTATCTCTTGATGCAATAACAGAACTTCGTGGGGAAATGCTGGTCTTCAAAGATAG GTTTTTCTGGCGACTACACCCTCAGATGGTTGAGGCAGAACTGGTGTTGCTTAAGTCCTTTTGGCCAGAGCTTCCGAATAAAATAGATGCAGCTTATGAAAATCCCATCAAAGATCTTGTGTTCATGTTTAAAG gaaagaaagTCTGGGCTTTGAATGGTTATGACATACTTGAAGACTTCCCTAAAAAGATCTATGAAATGGGATTcccaaaagaaatgaaaagaatagATGCAGCTGTCCACATTAAAGACACCGGCAAGACTCTCTTTTTTACTGGAAATAAGTACTGGAG TTATGATGAAGAGGCAGAGGTTATGGATGCCGGCTACCCCAGGCTGATAGAGGAAGAATTCGCAGGAATTGGTGATAAAGTGGATGCAGTCTATGAAAGAAATG gTTACCTCTACTTCTTCAATGGACCATTGCAGTTTGAATATAGCATCTGGAGTCAAAGAATTGTCCGTGTCCTGCATACTAACTCCCTGTTTTGGTGCTAA